From Novipirellula artificiosorum, the proteins below share one genomic window:
- a CDS encoding aldo/keto reductase has translation MVQVNRRQILGAGAAAATVLGSSAQAVPLDSADVPPPPQIQLGNTGITMSRIGQGTGVHGGKRQSDQTRMGFDDLVALFHHSYERGITFFDLADLYGTHVYFREALRTIPREKVTIMSKMWWRYDGPENATKAPHRKEIVRSTLERFRHEIDTDYLDIVLLHCETTRNWDEQLKPYMDELAAAKEKKQVRAVGVSCHDFGALETAAECPWVDVVLARINRKGGKAAKMDGTTEEVSALLQKMKDNGKAVLGMKIFGEGTLVDQKEECIQFAQGLTAIDAMTIGFQKKEEIDEVLQLIHKYPAQQA, from the coding sequence ATGGTCCAAGTGAATCGTCGACAGATTTTGGGAGCCGGTGCGGCTGCAGCGACCGTCCTTGGAAGCTCCGCGCAGGCCGTCCCCCTCGACTCCGCGGACGTTCCGCCCCCGCCACAGATTCAACTTGGCAATACTGGGATTACGATGTCGCGTATCGGCCAAGGGACCGGAGTCCACGGCGGCAAGCGACAATCGGACCAAACACGGATGGGATTCGATGACTTGGTTGCGCTGTTCCATCATTCTTACGAACGTGGGATCACCTTCTTCGATCTTGCCGACCTGTACGGAACCCATGTCTATTTTCGCGAGGCGCTGCGGACCATCCCGCGCGAAAAGGTGACGATCATGTCAAAGATGTGGTGGCGCTATGACGGGCCTGAAAACGCAACCAAAGCACCGCATCGTAAGGAGATCGTGCGCAGCACCTTGGAAAGATTCCGCCATGAAATCGATACGGACTATCTTGACATCGTGCTGTTGCACTGCGAAACGACCCGCAACTGGGACGAGCAACTTAAGCCTTACATGGATGAATTGGCCGCCGCAAAAGAGAAAAAACAAGTTCGCGCCGTGGGCGTTTCTTGTCACGACTTCGGCGCGTTGGAGACGGCTGCCGAGTGCCCCTGGGTCGATGTCGTGCTTGCACGCATCAATCGCAAAGGTGGCAAGGCCGCCAAGATGGACGGGACAACCGAGGAAGTATCGGCTCTGCTACAAAAAATGAAAGACAACGGCAAAGCCGTTCTCGGTATGAAAATCTTTGGCGAAGGCACACTTGTCGATCAAAAAGAGGAGTGCATCCAGTTCGCTCAGGGACTCACAGCGATCGACGCGATGACGATCGGGTTCCAAAAGAAAGAGGAAATCGACGAAGTGCTGCAGTTGATCCACAAGTATCCTGCCCAACAAGCTTAA
- a CDS encoding MFS transporter, with the protein MNSDATTQRSVLIRLSVMMFLQFFAMGAWYVSATGFMLRGDIQMDGLVFAVYSVGPLAAIFSPFFVGLIADRFLPTQIALAILFVISGLLLLVAPSMASPFSVTPAPDQHWLLERLTILWQSLRHPFVLTLLVHMLCFMPTIALTASISFQHLGNREKEFPIVRVLGTVGWICGNVAISLLPGKDASALQFGLAGGSACGLGLYCFTLPHSPPPRAGKRVTFGEIIGLDSLKLFRSPAFALFMVAAFLLSIPQVGYAAFARSFVEASGVTPFGSATFALAFGQASEIFFMLVMPLCFARLGIKWMMSIGMTAWVVRYALFAIAAESHSVWMIFGGIVLHGICFGFFFVTGMIYVDRKAPPAIRNQAQGFFVLVTQGLGMFVGAQVFGGLEVYAMRDGTMDWKTLWMAPALFSAAVTVGFILLFWDRPTRKTESA; encoded by the coding sequence ATGAATTCCGATGCCACAACACAGCGATCGGTATTGATTCGGTTGTCCGTGATGATGTTCTTGCAGTTCTTCGCAATGGGAGCTTGGTATGTCTCCGCCACCGGATTCATGCTTCGCGGAGACATCCAAATGGACGGACTCGTCTTTGCGGTTTACTCGGTTGGGCCGCTCGCGGCGATCTTCTCTCCCTTCTTTGTGGGGCTGATCGCCGACCGCTTCCTTCCCACACAGATCGCGCTGGCGATTCTATTTGTCATCAGTGGTCTGCTGCTGTTGGTCGCACCCTCGATGGCGTCCCCCTTTAGCGTCACGCCCGCTCCGGACCAACATTGGCTTCTGGAACGACTCACGATCCTGTGGCAGTCCTTACGCCATCCGTTTGTGCTCACGCTACTGGTGCATATGCTCTGCTTCATGCCGACGATTGCTTTGACAGCGAGCATATCATTTCAACACTTAGGCAATCGCGAGAAGGAATTTCCGATCGTTCGCGTGTTGGGAACGGTGGGCTGGATCTGCGGCAATGTGGCAATCAGCCTGTTGCCAGGAAAGGACGCATCCGCGTTGCAGTTTGGGTTGGCCGGAGGATCGGCATGCGGGCTTGGGCTTTACTGCTTCACCCTGCCGCATTCGCCTCCACCAAGAGCCGGAAAACGTGTTACGTTTGGTGAGATTATTGGGCTCGACTCATTGAAGTTGTTTCGCAGCCCCGCGTTTGCTCTCTTCATGGTCGCCGCATTCTTGCTGAGCATTCCCCAAGTCGGCTATGCCGCATTCGCTCGATCCTTTGTCGAAGCATCGGGCGTCACTCCGTTTGGAAGCGCGACCTTCGCGCTGGCTTTTGGCCAAGCGAGTGAAATCTTCTTTATGCTCGTGATGCCGCTTTGTTTTGCTCGACTGGGGATCAAATGGATGATGTCGATCGGCATGACCGCGTGGGTCGTCCGCTATGCTTTGTTTGCGATCGCCGCAGAGAGTCACAGTGTCTGGATGATTTTTGGCGGCATCGTGTTACATGGCATCTGCTTTGGATTCTTCTTTGTGACGGGAATGATCTACGTCGATCGAAAAGCCCCTCCCGCAATTCGAAACCAAGCCCAAGGCTTCTTTGTCTTGGTCACTCAGGGACTCGGCATGTTTGTCGGAGCGCAGGTGTTCGGTGGATTGGAGGTTTATGCCATGCGCGATGGTACGATGGATTGGAAAACGCTGTGGATGGCCCCGGCTTTGTTTTCCGCTGCCGTCACCGTCGGATTCATCCTGCTGTTTTGGGACAGGCCCACTCGAAAAACGGAATCCGCGTGA
- the holA gene encoding DNA polymerase III subunit delta, with amino-acid sequence MAIQTAFDLLSKPPAELPAVAAVYGSDTTLRSWVLAALSADGDVTSFDGDVVRWADLRDDLATASLFDFDGKRSIIVRDADKFVSNHRPELEKYVSKPGTSNRFLLDLSSLASNTRLYKAIAGDHLVVACTSTSDKKLGITATTRRKFLCGYVAKRHQAVLAADAADALVEMIGDEIGMLETEIAKLALYRGPGEVIDEPLVRDVVAGWQGKTVWQITDAIASGDAAEAMRQLDKLMSGGQRPIALLPQIAWSLRRLGMATAVVEHREREGRSVQLEDALAAAGINRPSEIQQAKKQLRGLGRARGKQLLPWLLDADLRLKGTHSAEGRDRFLLEQLVMRMAKSG; translated from the coding sequence ATGGCCATCCAAACTGCCTTCGACCTACTTTCGAAACCACCCGCCGAGCTTCCCGCGGTTGCGGCCGTTTACGGTTCGGACACCACGCTTCGGTCGTGGGTCCTTGCGGCGTTAAGCGCCGATGGTGACGTGACATCGTTTGATGGGGATGTGGTTCGCTGGGCGGATTTGCGAGACGATTTGGCAACGGCATCGTTGTTTGATTTCGATGGAAAACGGTCGATCATTGTTCGCGATGCCGACAAGTTTGTTTCCAACCATCGCCCCGAACTCGAAAAGTATGTCTCGAAACCGGGGACTTCGAATCGTTTCTTGTTGGATTTGTCGTCGTTGGCTTCCAACACGCGGCTCTACAAAGCGATTGCCGGTGATCATTTGGTGGTCGCATGCACGTCGACGAGCGATAAGAAGTTGGGCATCACAGCGACGACCCGCCGAAAGTTCTTGTGTGGCTATGTGGCCAAACGCCACCAAGCCGTGCTGGCTGCGGACGCCGCGGATGCATTGGTCGAAATGATCGGTGATGAGATCGGGATGCTGGAGACCGAGATTGCAAAACTGGCACTTTATCGGGGCCCCGGCGAGGTGATCGATGAGCCCCTTGTTCGCGATGTTGTAGCGGGATGGCAAGGCAAAACGGTTTGGCAAATCACCGACGCGATCGCCTCGGGTGATGCCGCCGAAGCGATGCGTCAGCTCGACAAATTGATGAGTGGTGGCCAGCGTCCGATCGCGTTATTGCCGCAGATCGCATGGTCGCTTCGTCGGCTTGGGATGGCGACCGCGGTGGTCGAACATCGTGAACGGGAAGGACGGTCGGTCCAGTTGGAGGATGCCTTAGCTGCCGCCGGCATCAACCGCCCGTCGGAAATTCAGCAAGCCAAGAAGCAGCTGCGAGGACTCGGCCGCGCTCGTGGAAAACAGTTGTTGCCATGGCTGCTCGATGCCGATCTGCGTTTGAAGGGAACTCACAGCGCTGAGGGTCGCGATCGGTTTTTGCTTGAGCAGTTGGTGATGCGCATGGCGAAGTCAGGCTGA
- the mnmG gene encoding tRNA uridine-5-carboxymethylaminomethyl(34) synthesis enzyme MnmG — protein MTQSSYHYDVLVIGAGHAGTEAAAAAARLGAKTALLTSNLDTVGQMSCNPAIGGVAKGQIVREVDALGGLMGHAIDATGIQFRLLNCRKGPAMHSPRAQADKKAYQAYIKHQIEQQQNLDLRQETVIDLLTENVEGQTRVRGVSVVGDALFVAPTVILTTGTFLKAIMHTGEAQTAGGRAGEGTTSGISGALARLGFEVERFKTGTPARLNAKSIDYRNLERQPGDEKPQPFSFLTESLDSSDQLPCHIAHTNHAVHELIRANLKRAPMYSGQINSTGPRYCPSIEDKVVRFADKTSHQLFLEPEGRNTGEVYVNGISTSLPRDVQDQMFAMIEGLQHAQIMRYGYAVEYDFCPPTQLWASMESKRVAGLFLAGQINGTTGYEEAAGQGLIAGLNAARKVAGKEAWVPTRDQAYIGVLVDDLVTAGTDEPYRMFTSRAEYRLLLRQDNADRRLTGVADELGLIDAARRERFQTKLDQMARANQLLKAARCDKIPGDVFLRRSEVDWDEMCRRVEGLGRIDAEAAQQVLYDTKYEGYVTRQKMEVEKQHRLASKRIPATFDYDAIGPLRHEAREKLNRVRPLNLDQAKRISGVTPADLALVLTRLEGKKSNLDQRITKPQE, from the coding sequence ATGACTCAAAGCTCTTATCATTACGACGTTCTTGTCATTGGTGCCGGTCATGCGGGCACCGAAGCGGCTGCCGCGGCCGCTCGTCTTGGTGCCAAAACGGCACTACTGACCTCCAACCTCGACACGGTTGGCCAAATGTCGTGCAACCCCGCAATCGGAGGAGTCGCCAAGGGGCAAATTGTTCGCGAAGTCGATGCCTTGGGCGGATTGATGGGCCATGCGATCGACGCCACCGGCATCCAATTCCGTCTCTTGAATTGTCGCAAAGGCCCGGCCATGCATAGCCCCCGCGCTCAGGCCGACAAGAAGGCCTACCAGGCTTACATCAAACACCAAATCGAACAACAACAGAACTTGGATCTCCGCCAAGAAACGGTGATCGACCTGTTGACTGAAAACGTTGAAGGACAGACTCGCGTTCGCGGCGTTTCGGTCGTCGGCGATGCTTTGTTTGTTGCACCCACCGTCATCCTCACAACCGGAACGTTTCTCAAAGCGATCATGCACACCGGCGAGGCCCAAACCGCCGGGGGCAGGGCAGGGGAGGGAACCACCAGCGGAATCAGCGGCGCGCTGGCTCGACTTGGCTTTGAAGTCGAACGTTTCAAAACGGGGACGCCAGCCCGACTCAATGCCAAGTCGATTGACTATCGCAATCTGGAGCGACAACCGGGCGACGAGAAGCCGCAACCGTTTTCGTTCCTGACGGAATCACTCGACAGCTCCGATCAACTTCCTTGTCACATCGCCCACACCAACCACGCCGTCCATGAATTGATCCGCGCCAACTTAAAACGCGCGCCGATGTACAGCGGCCAAATCAATTCCACCGGCCCGAGGTATTGTCCGTCGATCGAGGATAAGGTTGTTCGCTTCGCCGATAAAACCTCGCACCAGTTGTTCCTCGAACCCGAAGGTCGCAACACCGGCGAAGTGTACGTCAACGGTATCTCGACCAGTCTACCGCGTGATGTTCAGGATCAGATGTTTGCGATGATCGAGGGGCTTCAGCACGCGCAGATCATGCGTTACGGTTACGCCGTCGAGTACGATTTTTGCCCCCCGACACAGCTTTGGGCCTCGATGGAATCAAAGCGAGTCGCAGGCCTCTTCTTGGCTGGACAAATCAACGGGACCACCGGTTATGAAGAGGCCGCCGGTCAGGGGTTGATCGCCGGACTGAACGCCGCGAGAAAAGTCGCTGGCAAAGAAGCCTGGGTCCCCACGCGAGACCAAGCTTACATCGGCGTCCTGGTCGATGATCTGGTCACCGCCGGCACCGACGAACCCTACCGCATGTTCACCAGCCGGGCCGAATACCGGTTGCTGCTTCGTCAAGACAATGCGGACCGCCGGCTGACCGGGGTCGCGGATGAACTCGGCTTGATTGACGCCGCGCGGCGCGAACGCTTCCAAACCAAACTGGATCAAATGGCACGAGCCAATCAATTGCTCAAAGCGGCACGATGCGACAAGATTCCCGGCGATGTATTTCTTCGTCGCAGCGAAGTCGATTGGGATGAAATGTGCCGACGCGTCGAAGGCCTCGGTCGGATTGACGCCGAAGCGGCCCAGCAAGTGCTGTACGACACCAAGTACGAAGGCTACGTCACCCGGCAAAAGATGGAGGTAGAAAAGCAGCATCGTTTGGCCAGCAAACGAATTCCAGCAACGTTCGACTACGACGCCATCGGTCCTTTGCGACACGAAGCACGCGAAAAACTCAATCGAGTCCGGCCGCTCAATCTGGACCAAGCCAAGCGTATCAGTGGTGTCACCCCCGCTGACCTAGCACTGGTCCTCACGCGTCTGGAAGGCAAAAAAAGCAACCTTGATCAGCGGATTACCAAACCTCAGGAATGA
- the ppk2 gene encoding polyphosphate kinase 2, with translation MKSNDKKKKHVEHTGAGSFVNGSGDVKAKKHRIDNKTYNRELAHLHVELVKMQEWIKHEGLRVVVIFEGRDAAGKGGVIKRITQCLNPRICRVVALGRPTEREKTSWYFQRYVAHLPTAGELVLMDRSWYNRAGVEHVMGFCTDPEYHEFLRSCPEFERMLVRSGITVIKYWFSVSDEEQEVRFQKRMKDPTRSWKLSPMDVESRSRWIEYSKAKDTMFAHTDIKQAPWYVVKADVKKTARLNCITHLLSMIPYKDLTPTPPKLPPRPIEGGYLRPPLEDQTFIPEVW, from the coding sequence ATGAAATCGAATGACAAGAAAAAGAAGCACGTCGAACATACCGGTGCCGGTTCGTTTGTAAACGGCTCGGGGGACGTGAAGGCGAAGAAACATCGAATTGACAACAAAACCTACAACAGAGAACTTGCCCACTTGCATGTTGAACTCGTGAAGATGCAAGAGTGGATCAAGCACGAAGGTTTGAGGGTAGTCGTGATCTTCGAGGGACGTGATGCTGCCGGAAAGGGTGGCGTGATCAAGCGAATCACTCAGTGTCTGAACCCGCGAATCTGTCGCGTGGTCGCGTTAGGGCGACCCACCGAAAGAGAGAAGACGAGTTGGTATTTTCAACGTTACGTTGCCCATCTGCCCACGGCAGGTGAACTCGTGTTGATGGACCGCAGTTGGTACAACCGAGCCGGCGTCGAACACGTCATGGGTTTTTGCACGGACCCGGAATACCATGAATTTCTTCGCTCATGCCCCGAATTTGAACGCATGTTGGTTCGCTCTGGGATTACCGTGATCAAGTATTGGTTCTCGGTAAGTGATGAAGAACAGGAGGTGCGGTTTCAGAAGCGAATGAAGGATCCAACGCGGAGTTGGAAGCTGAGTCCTATGGACGTCGAATCCCGTTCTCGCTGGATCGAGTATTCCAAGGCGAAAGATACGATGTTCGCTCACACGGACATCAAGCAAGCACCGTGGTACGTGGTCAAGGCGGATGTTAAGAAAACGGCTCGGCTCAATTGTATCACGCATTTGCTCAGCATGATTCCTTATAAAGACTTGACACCGACTCCGCCGAAGCTTCCACCGCGTCCCATTGAAGGTGGCTACCTTCGTCCACCTCTTGAGGATCAAACTTTCATTCCTGAGGTTTGGTAA
- a CDS encoding Gfo/Idh/MocA family protein: protein MRRRDFCKAAGLTAAAIQTKAFAAATDTPLRVGLIGTGWYGKTDLFHLMQVAPVDVVGLCDVDRQLVNEAAELVSGRQPSGKKPAVFGDYRELLSQQKPEIVLVGTPDHWHCLPMIEACKSGADVYVQKPISFDVVEGQAMVAAARKYDRTVQVGLQRRSTPHLLEARDRFIESGLLGKIAYVDIHSYFGGRRDFPPVQAPPSNLDWEQYVGPASWRDYNPGIHPRSWRDCIEFSNGQTGDLCVHFFDTVRYFLGLGWPKSISASGGRLIRQPVPGGGLHDTQTALFDFGETQIVWNQRNWGANPDPEYPWGATLYGDKGTLKLSVRNYDFIPKNGGESVHGDWVDESDQYPEDLQHKETEVFAAPATRRHMKNFLAARQQKTRPVADIEQGHISSACCIMANLSMRIGRSLTWDAEQGKVVDDVEANQRLARVYRAPYVHPTADSV from the coding sequence ATGCGTCGACGAGATTTTTGTAAAGCTGCTGGGCTGACAGCGGCAGCCATCCAAACGAAGGCATTTGCTGCTGCTACGGATACGCCGCTTCGGGTGGGTTTGATTGGTACCGGCTGGTACGGAAAAACCGACCTGTTTCATCTGATGCAAGTCGCCCCCGTCGATGTCGTTGGCTTGTGCGATGTTGATCGACAATTGGTCAATGAGGCAGCCGAGCTGGTGTCGGGCCGTCAACCCTCCGGCAAGAAGCCAGCGGTGTTCGGTGACTATCGCGAGTTGTTAAGTCAGCAAAAACCCGAGATTGTGTTGGTCGGAACGCCAGACCATTGGCATTGTTTGCCGATGATTGAAGCCTGCAAATCGGGAGCAGACGTTTACGTGCAAAAGCCGATCAGTTTCGATGTTGTCGAAGGCCAAGCCATGGTTGCGGCCGCTCGTAAGTATGATCGGACGGTCCAGGTGGGGCTGCAGCGACGCAGCACACCCCATCTGCTCGAAGCACGGGATCGATTCATCGAGTCGGGGCTGCTGGGCAAAATTGCCTATGTCGATATTCATAGTTACTTTGGCGGCCGTCGTGATTTTCCGCCCGTCCAAGCGCCGCCATCGAACCTGGATTGGGAGCAATACGTGGGCCCGGCTTCGTGGCGAGATTACAATCCAGGCATCCATCCGCGATCGTGGCGCGATTGTATCGAATTCAGTAACGGTCAAACGGGCGACCTTTGTGTTCACTTTTTTGACACCGTTCGTTACTTCCTTGGCTTGGGGTGGCCCAAGAGCATCTCGGCATCCGGTGGCAGGTTAATTCGTCAACCGGTTCCGGGCGGCGGGTTGCACGACACTCAGACGGCGCTGTTCGATTTTGGCGAAACCCAGATCGTGTGGAACCAACGCAATTGGGGCGCCAACCCTGATCCGGAATACCCGTGGGGTGCCACGCTGTATGGGGACAAAGGAACCTTGAAGCTCAGTGTTCGCAATTATGATTTCATCCCCAAGAATGGAGGGGAATCGGTCCATGGCGATTGGGTGGACGAGAGTGACCAGTATCCCGAGGACCTTCAGCACAAGGAAACGGAAGTCTTTGCCGCGCCGGCAACGCGCCGGCATATGAAGAATTTTCTGGCCGCACGGCAACAGAAAACGCGTCCGGTCGCGGATATTGAACAGGGGCACATTTCCAGTGCCTGCTGCATCATGGCGAACCTGTCGATGCGAATCGGTCGCAGTCTGACTTGGGATGCCGAGCAAGGTAAAGTCGTCGACGATGTCGAAGCGAACCAACGTTTGGCGCGGGTGTATCGCGCGCCCTATGTCCATCCGACAGCCGACTCCGTCTAG